AAACATAATAGTAATAGTTGGATTTGATTGGATTTAACACGGCTTCTAACGAAGAGATTGTAAAACTACAAATTGGAGTTGGTGGAAGACCTTTGACTTTATAAGTATTGAATGGAGAATCTATAACCAAATCACTTTTATTTAGCGTTCCATCCCAACTGCCGGCAAGTTTTAAAGCATAAATAACAGTTGGGTCAATCTGAAGTCTCATATTGGATTTTAATCTGTTAAAAATAACTCCGGCTATGATTGGCTTTTCTCCTTCGTAGTATGCTTCATTTTCTATCATAGATGCGATTATCATTGCTTCATAAAAAGATATATTTTTCTTATAAAACGCTGAATAGTCTTTGCTTTCTACTTTTTGTTTGTAAGGCAAATACCTTTTTTCAAAGACTTTTAAAAACTTTTTTATCAATGTTTCAACAGTTTCTTTTTCTGAAATCGCGTAGCTCTCCGGTGGAAAGTAGCCTTCAAAAGAACTTCCTACAAGTCCATATTTTCTGACATTTTTTTCATCAAATACATACTTTAAAAATTCCTCCTTTTTAACTATCCCTTCTTTTTCAAGTTTGTTTGCAATATCTATCAAGTCCTCCCCAGGGATGATAGTAAAGTACTTTTGCTTAATCTCTCCTTTTACAATCTTTTCATAAACATCTATTACAGAGTACTTTCCTTTAAAATCATACAATCCAGATTTTAATGTTTGATTTTTTATGAATGCTAAAATGACAAAAAGATATTTATTTAATATTACATTCTCATCTTCAAGTTTTTGTGCAATCTCTATGGTTTTTAGACCTTTTTCAATGTTAACTTCTACATTTACATCTTTTTTGTAAAAAAATAAAGATGAAAGTCCTAAGAAAATTAAAGATATTAGACTAATAGCTATAATTAGTCGCTTCATTGCTAAAAGATAACCTGTCAAGATATGTTTGAAGTATAAAAACTGCAGACAAGCTGTCTATTTTTTCTTTTTTGTTTTTCTTTTTTGTTTGTAATAATGTTTTTTCTGCTAAGGATGATGTAAACCTTTCATCTACAAAGATTATTTCTATATCTTGTGGAATGTGATTTTTTAGATTTTCGACAAACTCTTTTGTATATCTTGCTTGCTCTCCTTCTTCACCTTTTAGCGTTAATGGTAGTCCAATAACTATTTTTGAGATTTTATAATTTTTTATTAAATCATTGATTTTTTCAAATACTTTTTCGTCGTTTAGAATAAACTCAAGAGGCGTTGCTGTAACTCCGAACGGATCGCTTACAGCAACACCAATCCTTTTTAATCCTATATCAAGACCTAAAATTCTACTCAAGCTTGCGTAGGCTCTCCCTTAGAAGATATACCGGCTATCTTATATATCAAACAAAATCCGGTGATTGCTGTTAATATTAATACAACACCAACAAATGTTGCAATTACAAATATGCCACCTTTTTCAACTCCAAGAAGTACAAGTATTGAACCTACTAAAATTCTTATAAGTGCATCCCATAATGCCATGACAACTTACCTCCTTTTATAAAGTTATAAGTGTTTCAACTTCTTCGTATTTTGCAACTTCATCAGGATGTGCAATTCTGCCAAGAACCGCTGACGCCGCAGCTACTGCTGGGCTTGATAAGTATACTTGGCTTTTCGGATGTCCCATTCTTCCCACAAAGTTTCTGTTTGATGTAGACAAACAAACCTCACCCTCTGCAAGAATACCCATATGACCACCAAGACATGGACCACATGTAGATGTGCTTATCAAACATCCCGCATCTGCCAATATTTCAATTATACCTTCATGTAATGCTTGTTTATAAATTTGGTCTGATGCAGGTATTACAATACATCTAACTTCTGGATGAACTTTTTTACTTTTTAAAATTGCTGCTGCTATTCTTAGGTCTGAAAGTCTTCCATTTGTACATGAGCCAATAAATACTTGGTCAATGTGCGTTCCGGCTACTTCACTAACAGGTTTTACGTTTGATGGTAAGCTCGGACATGCAACTACAGGCTCTATTTTACTTGCATCAAATTCATACTCACAGCAGTATTTAGCGTCCGGGTCTGATTTATAGAGTTTAAACTCTCTATTTGTTCTTTTTCTTACCCAGTCAACAGTTTTTTCATCTGGTTCAATAATACCACTTTTTCCACCTGCTTCTATAGCCATATTAGCGATTGTAAGTCTGTTATCTATATCAAGAGCTCTGATTGCTTCTCCTTGATATTCCATAGCTTTATACAATGCACCATCAACACCAATTTTTCCAATTACTGTTAAAACAAAATCTTTTCCACCAACCCATTTTTGTGGTTTATTATAAAATACAAACTTCATACTTTCTGGAACTCTAAGCCATGTTTCACCTGTAGCCCATATATAGGCAATATCAGTAGAACCTACACCTGTAGAAAATGCACCAATTCCGCCGTAAGTACATGTATGTGAATCTGCACCAATTACCAAATCACCCGGAACTACAAAACCTTTTTCTGGAAGTAGTGTATGCATTACTCCACTATCTTGACCTTCAAAGTAGTTTTTAATTCCCATTTTTTTAGCAAAATCTCTTGAGATTTTAATCTGCTGAGCAGACATAATGTCTTTTGGCGGGAAGAAATGGTCCAT
This is a stretch of genomic DNA from Sulfurihydrogenibium sp. YO3AOP1. It encodes these proteins:
- the mltG gene encoding endolytic transglycosylase MltG, which gives rise to MKRLIIAISLISLIFLGLSSLFFYKKDVNVEVNIEKGLKTIEIAQKLEDENVILNKYLFVILAFIKNQTLKSGLYDFKGKYSVIDVYEKIVKGEIKQKYFTIIPGEDLIDIANKLEKEGIVKKEEFLKYVFDEKNVRKYGLVGSSFEGYFPPESYAISEKETVETLIKKFLKVFEKRYLPYKQKVESKDYSAFYKKNISFYEAMIIASMIENEAYYEGEKPIIAGVIFNRLKSNMRLQIDPTVIYALKLAGSWDGTLNKSDLVIDSPFNTYKVKGLPPTPICSFTISSLEAVLNPIKSNYYYYVLSKDRKRHIFSEDYESHLKNIKENLK
- the ruvX gene encoding Holliday junction resolvase RuvX — encoded protein: MSRILGLDIGLKRIGVAVSDPFGVTATPLEFILNDEKVFEKINDLIKNYKISKIVIGLPLTLKGEEGEQARYTKEFVENLKNHIPQDIEIIFVDERFTSSLAEKTLLQTKKKNKKEKIDSLSAVFILQTYLDRLSFSNEATNYSY
- a CDS encoding DUF2892 domain-containing protein gives rise to the protein MALWDALIRILVGSILVLLGVEKGGIFVIATFVGVVLILTAITGFCLIYKIAGISSKGEPTQA
- the leuC gene encoding 3-isopropylmalate dehydratase large subunit, which codes for MGMTITEKIIAAHAGRDYVEPGELVTVKVDLAIANDITAPLAIKQLEKYGIDKVHDPNKIALVMDHFFPPKDIMSAQQIKISRDFAKKMGIKNYFEGQDSGVMHTLLPEKGFVVPGDLVIGADSHTCTYGGIGAFSTGVGSTDIAYIWATGETWLRVPESMKFVFYNKPQKWVGGKDFVLTVIGKIGVDGALYKAMEYQGEAIRALDIDNRLTIANMAIEAGGKSGIIEPDEKTVDWVRKRTNREFKLYKSDPDAKYCCEYEFDASKIEPVVACPSLPSNVKPVSEVAGTHIDQVFIGSCTNGRLSDLRIAAAILKSKKVHPEVRCIVIPASDQIYKQALHEGIIEILADAGCLISTSTCGPCLGGHMGILAEGEVCLSTSNRNFVGRMGHPKSQVYLSSPAVAAASAVLGRIAHPDEVAKYEEVETLITL